One stretch of Caloenas nicobarica isolate bCalNic1 chromosome 4, bCalNic1.hap1, whole genome shotgun sequence DNA includes these proteins:
- the SPP1 gene encoding osteopontin, whose protein sequence is MKVAVLCLCLISIVAAWPVSKSKQHAVSGSSEEKYDTRGHHSHRQHHKHVNSQSWESLQHTQNDLAQQTLHSSEESVDVPVQPHFPDVSSKSHEDVDGDDDDNDSNDTDESDEVITGFPTDIPVTVSFPPFTRGDNAGRGDSVAYAVRAKATVVKSSKIRKAAKKLVVYDATEEDESALDADSQQGQLSPEDPSARRSLGKLGIAREWAAKGHGQDSSELDSKLRDRSVENDSRQKFDSRETEGDGDSKAGVRGDSHWSVESRESQARILPEIPDDNSNQTLESAEDAQDRRSIENNEVTL, encoded by the exons ATGAAGGTGGCAGTCCTGTGTTTATGCCTTATCAGCATCGTTGCTGCATGGCCA GTGAGTAAATCCAAGCAGCATGCTGTTTCTGGCAGCTCcgaagaaaaatat GACACCAGGGGCCATCACTCACACAGACAGCACCACAAACATGTGAATTCTCAGTCTTGGGAGAGTCTGCAGCACACACAGAATGACCTGGCTCAGCAG ACTCTACACTCTTCAGAAGAAAGCGTGGATGTCCCAGTACAACCG CACTTTCCTGATGTGTCAAGCAAGAGCCATGAAGATGTcgatggtgatgatgatgacaaTGATTCTAATGACACGGATGAATCCGATGAAGTCATCACTGGTTTTCCCACAGACATCCCAGTAACTGTATCCTTCCCTCCTTTTACCCGGGGAGACAACGCTGGCAGAGGCGACAGCGTGGCTTACGCGGTGAGGGCAAAAGCCACAGTGGTGAAGTCTAGCAAAATCCGCAAAGCTGCAAAAAAG CTCGTTGTGTACGATGCCACTGAGGAGGATGAGAGCGCCCTGGATGCAGACAGCCAGCAAGGGCAGCTCTCCCCGGAGGATCCGTCTGCCCGCCGCTCCCTGGGGAAGCTCGGCATCGCCAGGGAATGGGCTGCCAAGGGCCACGGGCAGGACAGCAGCGAGCTGGACAGCAAGCTGCGCGACCGGAGCGTGGAAAACGACAGTCGGCAGAAATTCGACAGCCGCGAGACGGAAGGGGATGGTGACAGCAAGGCTGGTGTAAGAGGGGACAGTCACTGGAGCGTGGAAAGCAGGGAGAGCCAGGCCCGCATTCTGCCCGAGATCCCTGACGATAACAGCAATCAAACTTTGGAGAGTGCCGAGGACGCTCAGGATCGCCGCAGCATCGAAAATAATGAAGTCACCCTTTAA